In the Kitasatospora terrestris genome, one interval contains:
- the yajC gene encoding preprotein translocase subunit YajC: MANLLIFLLPLVAIFLMFRSQKKRQSQQQQMQTALQPGSGVRTIGGMYAMVKAVNEETVELEIAPGVVAHYIKGAIAAVLEPLEYDAIINGRPLEESEPEADDAAEKPLSLDKTGDSDEATANGEAPESK, encoded by the coding sequence GTGGCTAACCTTCTTATCTTCCTCCTCCCGCTCGTGGCGATCTTCCTGATGTTCCGCTCCCAGAAGAAGCGCCAGTCCCAGCAGCAGCAGATGCAGACCGCGCTGCAGCCGGGATCGGGCGTGCGCACCATCGGCGGCATGTACGCCATGGTGAAGGCGGTCAACGAGGAGACCGTCGAGCTCGAGATCGCCCCGGGTGTGGTGGCCCACTACATCAAGGGCGCCATCGCGGCCGTCCTGGAGCCCCTCGAGTACGACGCGATCATCAACGGCCGCCCGCTCGAGGAGAGCGAGCCGGAGGCGGACGACGCCGCCGAGAAGCCGCTGAGCCTCGACAAGACCGGCGATTCGGACGAGGCCACCGCCAACGGCGAGGCTCCCGAGAGCAAGTAG
- the ruvB gene encoding Holliday junction branch migration DNA helicase RuvB yields MSPYESDPADRIVAASADGEDQAVEAALRPKLLDEFIGQERVREQLSLVLQAARQRGTAPDHVLLSGPPGLGKTTLSMIIAAELNAPIRITSGPAIQHAGDLAAILSSLTEGEVLFLDEIHRMSRPAEEMLYMAMEDFRVDVIVGKGPGATAIPLELPPFTLVGATTRAGLLPPPLRDRFGFTGHMEFYAPAELQRVVHRSADLLDVEIDPAGAAEIAGRSRGTPRIANRLLRRVRDFAQVRHDGVVTVEIAARALDVYEVDARGLDRLDRAVLEALLKLFGGGPVGLSTLAVAVGEESETVEEVAEPFLVREGLLARTPRGRIATAAAWRHLGLTPPPQQGRGAVPAQAELWGSAEER; encoded by the coding sequence ATGAGCCCGTACGAGTCCGACCCCGCCGACCGCATCGTGGCGGCGTCCGCCGACGGTGAGGACCAGGCGGTGGAGGCGGCGCTGCGGCCGAAGCTGCTGGACGAGTTCATCGGGCAGGAGCGGGTCCGCGAGCAGCTGTCGCTGGTGCTGCAGGCGGCCCGCCAGCGCGGCACGGCGCCGGACCACGTGCTGCTCAGCGGCCCGCCCGGGCTGGGCAAGACCACGCTGTCGATGATCATCGCTGCGGAGCTGAACGCCCCGATCCGGATCACCTCCGGCCCGGCGATCCAGCACGCCGGCGACCTGGCGGCGATCCTCTCCTCGCTCACCGAGGGCGAGGTGCTGTTCCTCGACGAGATCCACCGGATGTCGCGGCCCGCCGAGGAGATGCTCTACATGGCGATGGAGGACTTCCGGGTCGACGTGATCGTCGGCAAGGGGCCGGGGGCGACCGCCATCCCGCTGGAGCTGCCGCCGTTCACCCTGGTCGGGGCGACCACCCGGGCGGGCCTGCTGCCGCCCCCGCTGCGGGACCGGTTCGGGTTCACCGGGCACATGGAGTTCTACGCGCCGGCCGAGCTGCAGCGGGTGGTGCACCGCTCGGCGGACCTGCTGGACGTGGAGATCGACCCGGCCGGCGCGGCGGAGATCGCGGGGCGCTCGCGCGGGACGCCGCGCATCGCCAACCGCCTGCTGCGCCGGGTGCGGGACTTCGCCCAGGTGCGGCACGACGGCGTGGTGACCGTGGAGATCGCCGCCCGGGCGCTGGACGTGTACGAGGTGGACGCCCGTGGTCTGGACCGACTGGACCGCGCGGTGCTGGAGGCGCTGCTGAAGCTGTTCGGCGGCGGCCCGGTGGGCCTGTCGACGCTGGCGGTGGCGGTGGGCGAGGAGTCGGAGACGGTCGAGGAGGTCGCCGAGCCGTTCCTGGTCCGGGAGGGCCTGCTCGCCCGGACGCCGCGGGGCCGGATCGCGACCGCGGCGGCCTGGCGGCACCTGGGGCTGACCCCGCCGCCGCAGCAGGGGCGGGGCGCGGTGCCCGCCCAGGCCGAACTGTGGGGATCCGCGGAGGAGCGCTGA
- the ruvA gene encoding Holliday junction branch migration protein RuvA, giving the protein MIAFVQGPVAAIAGGVAVVEVGGVGMAVLCTPTTLAGLRVGEPVRLATSLVVREDSLTLFGFADDDERATFEVLQAAPGVGPKLAQAMLGVHSPEALRVAVASGDEKALIAVPGIGKAKAAKLLLEYKDKLGAPHGTVPAQKPVASGPAPWHEQLHAALVGLGYAPREADDAVAAVAPEAESQSAPDVGVLLRLALRGLNKAR; this is encoded by the coding sequence TTGATTGCCTTTGTGCAGGGGCCGGTCGCGGCCATTGCGGGCGGAGTCGCCGTCGTCGAGGTCGGGGGCGTCGGGATGGCGGTGCTGTGCACGCCCACCACGCTGGCCGGGCTCCGGGTGGGGGAGCCGGTGCGGCTGGCGACGTCGCTGGTGGTGCGGGAGGACTCGCTGACGCTGTTCGGGTTCGCGGACGACGACGAGCGGGCGACGTTCGAGGTGCTGCAGGCGGCGCCCGGTGTGGGGCCGAAGCTGGCGCAGGCGATGCTGGGCGTGCACAGCCCGGAGGCACTGCGGGTCGCGGTCGCGTCCGGGGACGAGAAGGCGCTGATCGCGGTGCCGGGCATCGGCAAGGCGAAGGCGGCGAAGCTGCTGCTGGAGTATAAGGACAAGCTCGGCGCCCCGCACGGGACGGTGCCGGCGCAGAAGCCGGTGGCGTCCGGCCCGGCGCCGTGGCACGAGCAGTTGCACGCCGCCCTGGTCGGCCTCGGCTACGCCCCGCGCGAGGCGGACGACGCGGTCGCCGCGGTCGCGCCGGAGGCGGAGTCGCAGTCGGCGCCGGACGTCGGCGTCCTGCTGCGGCTGGCGCTGCGCGGTCTGAACAAGGCCCGCTGA
- the ruvC gene encoding crossover junction endodeoxyribonuclease RuvC has protein sequence MRVLGVDPGLTRCGVGVVDGAPGRPLRMVGVGVVRTPADAEIGQRLLQIEQGLERWFDEHRPELVAVERVFAQHNVRTVMGTAQASAVAMLCATRRGIPVTLHTPSEVKAAVTGSGRADKAQVTAMVTRLLRLDAPPKPADAADALALAICHIWRGGAKTRIEAALTAGHQGRARPGTSWVHGRPRP, from the coding sequence GTGCGGGTGCTGGGCGTGGACCCTGGGCTGACCAGGTGCGGAGTCGGCGTGGTCGACGGCGCACCCGGGCGGCCGCTGCGGATGGTCGGCGTGGGCGTGGTCCGGACTCCGGCGGACGCCGAGATCGGGCAGCGGCTGCTGCAGATCGAGCAGGGCCTGGAGCGCTGGTTCGACGAGCACCGACCCGAGCTGGTCGCGGTCGAGCGGGTCTTCGCGCAGCACAACGTCCGGACGGTGATGGGCACGGCGCAGGCCTCGGCCGTCGCCATGCTCTGCGCCACCCGGCGGGGGATACCGGTCACCCTGCACACGCCGAGCGAGGTCAAGGCGGCCGTCACCGGATCCGGGCGGGCCGACAAGGCGCAGGTGACGGCGATGGTGACCCGGCTGCTGCGGCTGGACGCGCCGCCCAAGCCCGCCGACGCGGCGGACGCGCTGGCGCTGGCCATCTGCCACATCTGGCGCGGCGGGGCGAAGACGCGGATCGAGGCAGCGCTCACGGCCGGCCACCAGGGGCGCGCCCGGCCCGGTACGAGCTGGGTCCATGGTCGGCCGCGCCCCTGA